The Rheinheimera mangrovi genome contains the following window.
AAAGAAATAAAAAAGGGTCAGAGTCAAGACTCTGACCCTAGTGACTTGATTTAGTGACGTGGAGCTTCGTCGTCTTCGTCATCATCGAAGTCGCCTTCTTCGTCTTCGCCACCTTCAAAATAGGTGCCCCAACCGTCGTATTCGACACCAAACTTCTGCGCTAAGGCTTCCAGTTTGATTGCATCTGCTGTGATGCTGGCGCCGTCCAGTGATTGCTCACGAATAGCGTCGAATACCCAGGCGGTGCCGCCTTCTTCAAATTCAACTTCTTCGGCGTCTGTGACTTCGTAACCTAATTTAAAGACTTCCACAGCCAGTTTTTCTAAGCGGGCAAAATCTTCATGGTAAAAATGGTGTTCGATGGTGTATTCCGCATCCGGATCGCTGCCGTCTTCCATCAATGCAGCTATGGTGTCTTCAGTAAATTCTTGCCAGTTTTCCATGATATTACCCCGTGACAGTCAATGAGTCGGCAGTGTAGTCGGTTGCCACTTCGCTATCAAGCAGCTTAATCTTATCTGCCATCTGTTGCCGTATTGTTTCAGCCAGTTCACGGGCCGGAGTTCCTTCAGGCTGGATAGGTGACAAAATCTCAATAATGACTCTGCCGTTATTCCATTTGTTTAAGCGCACCTTGTTGGTACTGCTCATACAAATAGGCACCAGCGGCACTTTAGCTTGGTGTGCAATATGAAAAGCACCGGTTTTAAAAGGCAATAAACCACGGCCATAACTACGGGTACCTTCAGGAAATACCCAGACCGAGACTTTGTCCTGCACTATACGATCCACTGCGCCCTGCATAGTGCCTACTGCTTTGGATTTATTGGCTCTGTCGATCAGGATATTGCCACTGAGCCAATACAGCTGACCAAAAAACGGGATCCATTTCAGGCTTTTTTTACCTATGGTGACAGTGCCAGGTAATAAAGCTTTGCTGATAGTAAACAAATCGTAGTTATTCTGATGGTTGGCTAAAAACACACATGGCATAGCAGCTGTCACTTCAGGAGCCTGACGCACTTCGACTTTTAAACCAAAGATCCAGGCCGCCCAGCCGTACCAGCTGGAAAATAGCGCCACGTTCGGGACATAAAAAGGACGAACCAGACAGATCAGCAAACCCACTAAGGCACTGAATACAATAAAAATGGCGACCAGCACCAAGCGTAGAATAGCTAACACAAAAAGGCCCCTGTATTTTACAAGGGCCTGAGTATAACGGCATTAGTGTTTTTGTCTGGTTTGATCTGTTTCCCGCTAGGGATCGAATTGTAATTCAAGACGGGCGGGTACAAGACCCGCCCCTACAGTCTATTCCGTGGCATCGCCAGCCACTTCACCTGTTAACAGCTCGTCAATCCGCTGCAAACCCCGGGGCAGCTTGTTACCACGACGACCGCGTTCGCCTATGTAATGGGCTAAATCATCCACCTTGATGGTCATTTTGCGTTTACCTGCCACTAAAGTCACAGCTGTGGCTGCAGGCACAACGGTTAAAAGTTTCAGATACTCTTCACGGCTGGCGGCGCGGGCTGAAGGAATAGACAAAATCTTATTACCTTTACCTTTGCTCAGCTGTGGTAACTCAGCCACAGGGAACACCAACATACGACCTTCAGTGCTGATAGCCACCACTAAATCCGTTTCCGGGTTTTTGATAGGCACAGGAGGCAATACTTTAGCGCCGGTCGGCAAACTTAATACCGCCTTACCCGCTTTATTACGGCTGACTAAGTCGGCAAAAGTGCCAACAAAACCATAACCTGCATCACTGGCCAGCAATAATTTCTGGCTGTCTTCAGCCATCAGTACATGCTCAAAGTTTTCACCAGCCACTAAGGTAAAGCGGCCTGTTAACGGTTCGCCCTGACCTCGGGCTGAAGGTAGATCATGAGCTTCGGCAGCAAAAGCGCGACCTGATGAATCGATAAAGGCGGCGTATCTGTTACTTCGCCCCATAGCGGCCGCTTTAAAACCGTCCCCCGCTTTGTATTGCAAACTGTTGCCGTCGACATCATGGCCTTTGGCGCAGCGCACCCAGCCTTTTTCTGACAGCACTACAGTGACAGGCTCACTTGGCAGTAATTCTTTTTCGCTTAAGGCTTTGGCTTCTTCACGCATCACTATTGGGCTTCTGCGGTTGTCGCCATATTTTTCAGCATCTGACAGCAGCTCTTCACGGATCAGCTTGGTTAGCTTTTTCTCTGAACCTAAAATGCCTTCTAAGTAGTCACGCTCTTTTTCCAGCTCGGCTTGTTCGCCGCGGATTTTCATCTCTTCAAGCTTGGCTAAGTGACGTAACTTTAATTCCAGTATGGCTTCTGCCTGACGTTCGGTAATGCCGAAATGCGCCATTAACACCGGCTTGGGCTGATCGTTTTCGCGAATAATTTTAATCACTTCGTCGATGTTTAAAAACGCGATCAACAACGCCTCTAAAACATGCAAACGATCCAGCACTTTATCCAAGCGGAACTGCAGACGACGACGCACTGTGTCGCGGCGGAACACCAGCCATTCAGATAAAATTTCCAATAAGTTTTTCACCCTGGGCCGCTGATCCAGGCCCAGAATGTTTAAATTGACGCGATAGCTTTTTTCCAGATCCGTGGTGGCAAACAAATGCGCCATTAGCTGTTCCACGTCTATGCGGTTGGAACGCGGTACTATCACGATACGGGTTGGGTTTTCATGATCAGATTCATCACGTAAATCACTGACCATAGGCAGTTTTTTCGCGTTCATCTGAGCCGCTATCTGCTCCAGCACTTTCGAGCCTGAGGTTTGATGTGGCAAGGCGGTGATAATAATGTCACCATCTTCCAACTGATACAAACCACGCATCTTAATGCTGCCGCGGCCTGTTTCATAAATAGCCTGCAGTTCGTGCGCCGGACTTATAATTTCAGCGTCAGTCGGATAATCCGGGCCCTGAATATACTGCATTAAGTCAGGGACAGTGGCTTTTGGGTTATCCAGTAAAAAGGCAGTGGCGTTGGCCACTTCACGGGCATTATGCGGTGGTATATCTGTTGCCATACCAACAGCTATACCCGTCACGCCATTGAGCAGAATATGAGGTAAACGCGCAGGTAAAGTACGGGGCTCTTCCATTGTGCCGTCAAAGTTTGGCACCCAGTCCACAGTGCCCTGCCCCAGCTCGTTTAATAAGACTTCACTAAAGCGGGATAACTTGGCTTCGGTATAACGCATAGCAGCGAAAGACTTTGGATCGTCCGGCGCGCCCCAGTTGCCCTGACCATCGACTAGCGGGTAGCGGTAAGAAAACGGCTGAGCCATCAGTACCATAGCTTCGTAACAGGCACTGTCACCATGAGGGTGGAACTTACCTAACACGTCACCCACAGTACGGGCAGATTTTTTGTATTTCGCCAGATGCGACAACCCCAGCTCTGACATCGCATAAATAATACGGCGTTGGACTGGTTTTAAACCATCACCAATAAATGGCAAAGCCCGGTCCATAATGACGTACATCGAATAATTCAGGTAGGCTTCTTCAGTAAAGCGACGCAGCGGCAGCTGCTCTGTCCCTTCATTGGTTATCATAATATCTGTCATTTTTTGCTTCCGTTAACCAGCCTGATTTGATTGTTGTTTTTCAAGCGTTTGGGCTTGCAATTGAGCCTGGCGACGCGCCAGTTGCCATAGCAGTAACACCAGTAAAACTAAGCTGGTGCAGCCAAACAGTCCTATCCATAACCACTGGTTTTGTCTTTTGCGTTCAGCTTCCTGCAAGCGCAGGGCCTGTAATTCATTATCTTTGGCCAGCAACTCGTTTTGAGCCTGCTGGCGCTGCACATCAAAACCTAAGCGCAGTTTCTCCACAGCCAGTTCATGTTCTTTATTGCGTAATTTGTGATAACCCTTAAAAAACTGAGCCAGATGCTCATAGGCTTTTTGATAGCGGCCAGAATCCGCCTCCAGCCTGGCTTTTAAATTCAGGATCCATAACTGGCTGGACTGATTAGCATCATTTTCCTCTTTACTTAAGCTTTGCTCTGCCTGTGCCAATTCCTGGCTAGCCAAAGAAATCTGGCCCAGCTCTCGGTAAATCAAGGCTTTTTCATAGTGGTGCATCGAGTTTTGATAAGTCGACTGCAAACCTGGTAGATACTGCTCAGCTTTTTCGATATAGGCCAAAGCTGCATCCAGCTTTTCATTGTCTTTGCTGGTCGAGGCCAGCCCCAGATAGGCAAAATACAAATTTGCCTGATCCTGTTGCGCTATCGCCAACTGCAGTAATTGGTCATAGCGTTGCATGGCTTTGTCGTACTGTTTTAAATAGCTGTAACTTCTGGCTAAATTAAACAACACATCCATTTTGTCTTTTTGCCAGCCCAGCGCATCATAACCTTCAAGCGCTTTTTCCATAAAATCTATGGCTTCTTGGTCAAAACCAAGACCTACATACAAGAGCCCCAATTCAGAATTTACATATGCCAGAATTTCCGGATCCTTTAGCAACACGGCTCTGTCGTAACTGCTTTTCAGCAAGACTAAAGCTTCCTGAAATTTATCCTGAATGCTGTAAATGGCAGCGATGTTAATGTCGGCTTCGATATGCAGTTTTTCGGCTTTTAATTCGACTGCCAGTGCTGAAGCCTGCAGATAATAATGCAGGGCCTGCTGATACTGACTTTGCATTTCCAGTGCAAACCCAAGGTTATTCCAGAAATCTATAGTGGTTAAATCCCGGCGCTCACCCAACAAAGCCAGACCACGTTCAGCCACTTCCTGTTGCTGCTGATGCCTGCCTAAACTTTCATAGATATCAGCCAGTTGCAATAAATACTGCACCTGTAATTCAACAGGCCAATCACCATAAGCAGGCTGTTGCTTTTCTAACAGTTGCAGCATTTGTTCAGGTTGTTGGGCTTTTTGTTGTTTGACCTGCACCAGCCAGTCAGGTGCGCTCTTTTCATCAGCATGCAGTGGCGCCGCCAGACAAAAACAGAGGCTTAACAGAGTTCCCCATGATTTGAGGTATTGTAGTGGTTTCATCTGTAATCCTTCAGGGCTCAGGCAAAATACTAAACGGCCACTATAGCGCGGTCGCCTTTCATCTCCAGCCAGTCTTTTCGGTCTGTTGCCCGCTTTTTCGCCAGCAACATATCCATCATTTCCATTGTCTGTACCAGATCATCTATGGTCAGTTGCACCAGTCGTCTGGTGTTTGGATCTATGGTGGTTTCACGCAGCTGCAATGGGTTCATTTCACCCAAACCTTTAAAACGTTGCACGTTAATTTTGCTACGTTTTTTCTCGGCTTCTAAACGATCCAGAATGCCTTTTTTCTCGTCTTCATCCAGCGCATAAAACACTTCTTTACCACAGTCGATACGGTACAACGGCGGCATGGCGACATAAATATGACCGGCTTCCACCAGAGGGCGGAAATGGCGCATAAACAAGGCACACAATAAGGTTGCGATGTGTAAACCATCAGAGTCAGCGTCGGCCAGAATACAAATCTTACCGTAACGCAACTGGCTTAAATCGGCTGAGTTTGGGTCCATGCCTATGGCGACAGAAATATCATGCACTTCCTGTGAACCCAGAATTTGCTCGGATTCGACTTCCCAGGTATTGAGAATTTTACCGCGCAGTGGCATCACGGCCTGAAACTCACGATCCCGTGCCTGTTTAGCAGAGCCGCCAGCTGAGTCCCCTTCGACAAAAAACAGTTCAGTCCGGTTTAAATCCTGTGACGAACAGTCTGACAATTTGCCCGGTAACGCTGGACCTGCAGTGACTTTTTTACGGATAATTTTTTTCGCAGCACGCAGACGTTTTTGCGCGTTGTTGATACAAAACTCTGCCAGCTGTTCGGCGATATCTGTGTGTTCGTTCAGCCATAAACTAAAGGCATCTTTCACCACACCGCTGATAAAAGCCACGGCCTGACGGGACGACAGCTTCTCTTTGGTTTGACCGGCAAACTGCGGTTCCTGCATTTTTAACGACAGGATGTAACTGCAGCGGTCCCAGACATCTTCAGGTGTCAGCTTAATGCCACGTGGCAATAAATTACGGAATTCACAAAAATCACGTAATGCTTCTAACAAGCCCTGACGTAAGCCATTGACGTGAGTACCACCTTGAGCTGTTGGAATTAAGTTGACGTAACTTTCAGTGATGAGTTCGCCACCTTCAGGTAACCAAAGCACAGCCCATTCTACCGCTTCATGACTGGCACTGAAGCTGCCGACAAAAGGCTGCTCCGGCAGCGCTATCATGTCTTTGACCGCATCCATTAAATAATCGCGGATACCGGCCTGATAACACCACTGATAACTCTGGTTGTTGACCTTATCGTCAAACTTGATAGTCAGGCCTGGACACAATACGGCTTTGGCTTTAAGCACATGCAGCATGCGGCTGACAGAAAACTTAGGCGAATCAAAATAATCAGGCGCAGGCCAGAAGCGCACTCTTGTGCCTGTATTGCGTTTGCCTACTGTGCCGGTAATAGCCAGTTCACTGACTTTATTGCCATGCTCAAAGGCTATTTCATAGACATTGCCATCGCGACGCACTGCCACATCAACCCGACTGGATAAGGCATTCACGACAGAAATACCTACGCCGTGTAAACCACCTGAGAATTGATAGTTTTTATTGGAAAACTTACCACCAGCGTGCAAACGACAGAGGATCAGTTCGACACCAGACACCCCTTCTTCCGGGTGGATATCCACCGGCATACCCCGACCATTGTCTATGACTTCCAGCGATTGATCCTCGTGCAAAATCACATGCACTAAATCGGCATGGCCAGCCAAAGCTTCGTCGACGCTGTTATCTATGACTTCCTGGCCTAAGTGGTTAGGACGGGTGGTATCGGTGTACATACCTGGACGGCGCTGAACTGGCTCCAGGCCTGTCAGCACCTCAATGGAATCGGCGTTGTATTGCTGGTCTGTCATAGGGCAAACGTCACTTCTCTGAATCACTCGTTTTCGCGAACCCAAAGTCATTGATGCGGCCTGCTCGGGCCGCTACTTCAAGTACGCAGGATATAACTGTATTAACAACCAGTTGTTTTACGCTATTTGACAAAACTTGACAATAGCAGGCAGGCAATTGGCATAACCTTGATAACTGTGGTCACCACCTGTTTGCACATCCACTGTACAACCTGCGTAAAACTGCACCGCTTTGCGATAATCCAGCACTTCATCCCCTTCCTGCAACAGCACCAGATACTTGTCCAAAGCTGATGGCTTAAGCTCAAGTTCGACCAGCAACGGCATATGATCAGCCTGTACCTGGAAATCCTGCTTTAACACTGGGTGATGATAAGTCCCTAAATGCTGACTTAATAACTCGTAAGGTGCTACTGCCGGGTTAATCAGTGCGGCAAAACAGCTGTTTTTTTCCGCCAGATAGGTAGCTAAAAAGCCGCCTAACGAACTGCCTATCACAGCATCAGGCCGACGGCCATTCAGCGCTTTTTCTATAGCAGCTATGGCTTCTTTTGGCGTGTAAGGTAAATCCGGAGCCAAAAGTTCAACATCAGGCAGTTGCTGCTGAAAAAATGCTTTGGTGATTAAGGCCTTTTCGGATTGAGATGAGCTGGCAAAGCCATGCAAATAGATGACAAGTTTAGACATTTACCCTTCCAGAAAATGCCAGTGCACTGCGTTGTCCGCCGCGGCATTGGCATTAAAAATCCATTCGATATAACCAGGACGCGCAGCGACGGGCTGATAGTCCGGTGTTAATAAAAATTGCACTGAACTGGCAGGGCAGCCCACCAGTTGAAGCCCTTGTAGCTGTTTGGCATAAGCGTAATGACAATGACCATGAGCCAAACCTTTGATCCGAAGATCCGAGCTGATGATCTGCCACAAAGCAGCCGCATCCAGCTGAATATGCTCATCAATAAAACTGCCCATAGCACTGATATGGTGATGACAAAACAGCCAGACAGCCGCTTCTGGCTGATAAGTTGCCAACTGTTGTTGTAACTGCTGCTGTCTTGCCCTACCAAAATAACCTGCTGGTGTAGGTCCTGTGCTATTGAGTAAACAAAGCCGCCAGTCGCCCAGACTTAGCTCTGTCTGTGCATTAAAAGGTGCGGACACAAAAGCCTGCTGCATCAACGCTAGGTCGTCGTGATTACCAGGCAAATAAAACACAGGGCAAGACCAGTCGCAAAAAAGCTGAGCAATTAACTGATAAGAGGCCAGACTATGGTCCTGAGTTAAATCGCCGGTCAGGATCACGGCATCAGGTTGATTAGTTTGAAGTTGAGATAACAGCAGTTCCAACTGACGGTAAGGCTGCACACCATAAAACCAACCGTCTGGCTCCGCTAATAAATGACAATCAGAAATTTGCAGCAGGCGATAAGAGTCTTGGTTGGCAAAAACCACAGCCATCAGGCCAATACCCCTGTGTTCTGATAGCCACGGCGTGAACACAAGTTCAGCCAGTCACGCAGCAATAAATTAATCTGGCGTTTTTCATCAGGCAATAACATATCCACATTCGGATAGCTGTAGACAGCTTTCAACTGGCGCACCTGCTGACAAGCCAAGACTTCAGCCAGACGTGCATCGTGGTATAGCCGCACTTCAAAGCGTGGTTTGAGCCAGCCAATCATCGACTGGCTAATCAATTCAATACTGACGGTGGTGGTGTATTTACACAGCTCCAACAGTTCAACCTGATAACTTTCACTGGCATTAATATGAATAAGGCAACGCTGGCCTGGACGTTGATTGCCAGGCAGAAAAAAACGCAGTTGTGCGTAATTGCGCTCACACAAACTGAGAAAGTCTGGCAGGTAAGGCACATAACGTTTTCGGGCCAAATTTGGCATACCAGCTACTCTCTTTATTCTGGTTTGTGATGATTAAATTTACAGAGCCCAGCGCGCTTTTACTTCTTCCAGATTCAAGGCTAACCATTGCAAGGCTATGACAGTTGCAGCGTTATCTATCTTTCCGGCCTGTAAAAGCTGCATCGCAGCCTGACGCGGCAAGCTATGAACTTTAATATCTTCCTGCTCCGATGCCAAGCCATAAACCCCGCTTTCTACCGGCTCAGTCAGTCGCGCCAGCACTAAATAAATCCGTTCTGTACTGCCACCAGGGCTACTCTGATAACTAAGCATAGGCCAGAATTCTGTCAGCTTCAGACCCGCTTCTTCTTCTGATTCACGTTGTGCCACTTGCTCAATAGTTTCACCCGACTCAATCATGCCGGCTATAGCCTCAAGCAACCAAGGGCCATTTTGATTCTGCAAAGCCCCGATACGGAATTGCTCTATCAGTACCAAACTGTCATTTTTTACATCATAAGGCAGTACTATGACCGCATGACCACGCTCAAATAGTTCACGCTTTACTTCACCACTCCAGCCACCGTTAAATAACTTATGCTTTATTTTATAGCTGTCGACCCGGAAGAAACCCTGAAAAACTGTGGTCTGGTCGAGTATTTTTACATCGTCAGAGCAAAAGGATGGATAATTTTCTGGCTTGAAATCAGACATTTGAAGACTCACATTCTGTTACACTTGAACCTATGCTGTTTACGCTTTAATCATTACTTAGTTAATACCAACAAGGTATTATTGGCTCACTTTTGCACAAATATGGACTTTCGGTTATGAAAAAAACCTTGTTAGGCACGTTGATAGGCTCGGCACTGGCTCTTCTGAGTGTGCAGGCAAATGCCGAAAACTTGCAAACCATTTATCAGTTAGCGACTAAAAAAGACCCGCAAGTATTAAAAGCTGCAGCGACTCGTGATGCAGCCAAAGCCGGCATCGACGTGTCTAAAGCCCGTTTATTACCGCAGGTGAATTTCACTGCAGGTGCCAGCCACTCTATTGGCGATGGCATGGACAATAGCGGCGCAATGTTTGACGCTGAAAGTAACAGAACCAACGCAAGCATTAACTTGACTCAATCTCTGTTTGATTGGAGTCGTTACGAGAATCTGTCGA
Protein-coding sequences here:
- the rraB gene encoding ribonuclease E inhibitor RraB, with amino-acid sequence MENWQEFTEDTIAALMEDGSDPDAEYTIEHHFYHEDFARLEKLAVEVFKLGYEVTDAEEVEFEEGGTAWVFDAIREQSLDGASITADAIKLEALAQKFGVEYDGWGTYFEGGEDEEGDFDDDEDDEAPRH
- a CDS encoding 1-acylglycerol-3-phosphate O-acyltransferase — its product is MLAILRLVLVAIFIVFSALVGLLICLVRPFYVPNVALFSSWYGWAAWIFGLKVEVRQAPEVTAAMPCVFLANHQNNYDLFTISKALLPGTVTIGKKSLKWIPFFGQLYWLSGNILIDRANKSKAVGTMQGAVDRIVQDKVSVWVFPEGTRSYGRGLLPFKTGAFHIAHQAKVPLVPICMSSTNKVRLNKWNNGRVIIEILSPIQPEGTPARELAETIRQQMADKIKLLDSEVATDYTADSLTVTG
- the parC gene encoding DNA topoisomerase IV subunit A yields the protein MTDIMITNEGTEQLPLRRFTEEAYLNYSMYVIMDRALPFIGDGLKPVQRRIIYAMSELGLSHLAKYKKSARTVGDVLGKFHPHGDSACYEAMVLMAQPFSYRYPLVDGQGNWGAPDDPKSFAAMRYTEAKLSRFSEVLLNELGQGTVDWVPNFDGTMEEPRTLPARLPHILLNGVTGIAVGMATDIPPHNAREVANATAFLLDNPKATVPDLMQYIQGPDYPTDAEIISPAHELQAIYETGRGSIKMRGLYQLEDGDIIITALPHQTSGSKVLEQIAAQMNAKKLPMVSDLRDESDHENPTRIVIVPRSNRIDVEQLMAHLFATTDLEKSYRVNLNILGLDQRPRVKNLLEILSEWLVFRRDTVRRRLQFRLDKVLDRLHVLEALLIAFLNIDEVIKIIRENDQPKPVLMAHFGITERQAEAILELKLRHLAKLEEMKIRGEQAELEKERDYLEGILGSEKKLTKLIREELLSDAEKYGDNRRSPIVMREEAKALSEKELLPSEPVTVVLSEKGWVRCAKGHDVDGNSLQYKAGDGFKAAAMGRSNRYAAFIDSSGRAFAAEAHDLPSARGQGEPLTGRFTLVAGENFEHVLMAEDSQKLLLASDAGYGFVGTFADLVSRNKAGKAVLSLPTGAKVLPPVPIKNPETDLVVAISTEGRMLVFPVAELPQLSKGKGNKILSIPSARAASREEYLKLLTVVPAATAVTLVAGKRKMTIKVDDLAHYIGERGRRGNKLPRGLQRIDELLTGEVAGDATE
- a CDS encoding tetratricopeptide repeat protein, translated to MKPLQYLKSWGTLLSLCFCLAAPLHADEKSAPDWLVQVKQQKAQQPEQMLQLLEKQQPAYGDWPVELQVQYLLQLADIYESLGRHQQQQEVAERGLALLGERRDLTTIDFWNNLGFALEMQSQYQQALHYYLQASALAVELKAEKLHIEADINIAAIYSIQDKFQEALVLLKSSYDRAVLLKDPEILAYVNSELGLLYVGLGFDQEAIDFMEKALEGYDALGWQKDKMDVLFNLARSYSYLKQYDKAMQRYDQLLQLAIAQQDQANLYFAYLGLASTSKDNEKLDAALAYIEKAEQYLPGLQSTYQNSMHHYEKALIYRELGQISLASQELAQAEQSLSKEENDANQSSQLWILNLKARLEADSGRYQKAYEHLAQFFKGYHKLRNKEHELAVEKLRLGFDVQRQQAQNELLAKDNELQALRLQEAERKRQNQWLWIGLFGCTSLVLLVLLLWQLARRQAQLQAQTLEKQQSNQAG
- the parE gene encoding DNA topoisomerase IV subunit B — protein: MTDQQYNADSIEVLTGLEPVQRRPGMYTDTTRPNHLGQEVIDNSVDEALAGHADLVHVILHEDQSLEVIDNGRGMPVDIHPEEGVSGVELILCRLHAGGKFSNKNYQFSGGLHGVGISVVNALSSRVDVAVRRDGNVYEIAFEHGNKVSELAITGTVGKRNTGTRVRFWPAPDYFDSPKFSVSRMLHVLKAKAVLCPGLTIKFDDKVNNQSYQWCYQAGIRDYLMDAVKDMIALPEQPFVGSFSASHEAVEWAVLWLPEGGELITESYVNLIPTAQGGTHVNGLRQGLLEALRDFCEFRNLLPRGIKLTPEDVWDRCSYILSLKMQEPQFAGQTKEKLSSRQAVAFISGVVKDAFSLWLNEHTDIAEQLAEFCINNAQKRLRAAKKIIRKKVTAGPALPGKLSDCSSQDLNRTELFFVEGDSAGGSAKQARDREFQAVMPLRGKILNTWEVESEQILGSQEVHDISVAIGMDPNSADLSQLRYGKICILADADSDGLHIATLLCALFMRHFRPLVEAGHIYVAMPPLYRIDCGKEVFYALDEDEKKGILDRLEAEKKRSKINVQRFKGLGEMNPLQLRETTIDPNTRRLVQLTIDDLVQTMEMMDMLLAKKRATDRKDWLEMKGDRAIVAV
- a CDS encoding YqiA/YcfP family alpha/beta fold hydrolase, whose translation is MSKLVIYLHGFASSSQSEKALITKAFFQQQLPDVELLAPDLPYTPKEAIAAIEKALNGRRPDAVIGSSLGGFLATYLAEKNSCFAALINPAVAPYELLSQHLGTYHHPVLKQDFQVQADHMPLLVELELKPSALDKYLVLLQEGDEVLDYRKAVQFYAGCTVDVQTGGDHSYQGYANCLPAIVKFCQIA
- a CDS encoding metallophosphoesterase family protein: MAVVFANQDSYRLLQISDCHLLAEPDGWFYGVQPYRQLELLLSQLQTNQPDAVILTGDLTQDHSLASYQLIAQLFCDWSCPVFYLPGNHDDLALMQQAFVSAPFNAQTELSLGDWRLCLLNSTGPTPAGYFGRARQQQLQQQLATYQPEAAVWLFCHHHISAMGSFIDEHIQLDAAALWQIISSDLRIKGLAHGHCHYAYAKQLQGLQLVGCPASSVQFLLTPDYQPVAARPGYIEWIFNANAAADNAVHWHFLEG
- a CDS encoding DUF1249 domain-containing protein codes for the protein MPNLARKRYVPYLPDFLSLCERNYAQLRFFLPGNQRPGQRCLIHINASESYQVELLELCKYTTTVSIELISQSMIGWLKPRFEVRLYHDARLAEVLACQQVRQLKAVYSYPNVDMLLPDEKRQINLLLRDWLNLCSRRGYQNTGVLA
- the nudF gene encoding ADP-ribose diphosphatase; the encoded protein is MSDFKPENYPSFCSDDVKILDQTTVFQGFFRVDSYKIKHKLFNGGWSGEVKRELFERGHAVIVLPYDVKNDSLVLIEQFRIGALQNQNGPWLLEAIAGMIESGETIEQVAQRESEEEAGLKLTEFWPMLSYQSSPGGSTERIYLVLARLTEPVESGVYGLASEQEDIKVHSLPRQAAMQLLQAGKIDNAATVIALQWLALNLEEVKARWAL